The DNA region TGGGTATTCTGGGTATGCACAAAATCCAGCTTCGTCCAGTAGCGATTGATGCAGAGCGGATGGAGAACCGTCCAATGATGTATATCGCCCTGTCTTACGATCACCGCATTATCGATGGAAGCGAAGCAGTACGTTTCCTCGTGACGGTGAAAGAATTGCTTGAAGATCCAGAGTCTTTGCTGATCGAAGGGTAATCCATAACGAGTAACACTTAATTGCCATCTTATAAATATCAAATAAAAGCCTCTGAACATGGTACACAGCACAAGCTGCTAACCTGTTCAGAGGCTTTTATTCATTATTGTATCCTTGCTCGCTTCGCATCATACGGATTCGGCAGATTCGGCATTTGTCATGGAATGACGGGCATTAAGGTCAGGCATATGCCTTTCCAGCCATTCCACGACGTGCCCCGCAACTTCTGTCCGATTCGTCTCATGCAGCATTTCGTGGCGCCCGCCCGGATAGAGGCGGTATTCAATATCTTCAAGCTGAAGCTCCCGATATTGGGAGACCAGGTTGAGGACTCCTTTTCCGTGAAGACCAACCGGGTCCTGTTCACCTGAAAAAAGATATACAGGTTTATCCTTGGGAATACGTTTCATATTGCGTGGCATGTGAATTTCGAGCAGCAGTTTGAAAAAGTCATGGAAAAACCCTGCGGAGCAGACGGCTCCGCATAGAGGGTCATCGATAAACCGTTTGACCTCCTCGGGGTCCCGAGATAGCCAATCAAAGGGTGTTTTTGCCGGACGGAAGGAGCGGTTGAATCCGCCGAATACGAGTGCATTGAGCAGCATACTTGGATGCGCAGCCCCTTGAATGCCACACTGCAAGAAGGCAAGTCTCTCACCAATATGGAGTAGACCGCGTTTGCCATTGGTACCGGACAAAATAAATGCATGATAGCGCTCATGGCCGGCGTACATTAGATGCTGCACCAAAAACGACCCCATACTGTGTCCCATCAGAAAGAGAGACACATCCGGGTTTTCTTTGGCGGCAACCTCCCCCAGATTCATCATGTCACTCGCCATCCAGCGGAAGGCATCCTCGCCTGCATTGCCCAACATATCCGGATTTTCTGCCGTTTTGCCATGACCACGATGATCATTGGCGTATACCGCGTAACCGTGCCTGGTGAGATATTCGGCAAATTCGGAATACCGGGCAGCGGTCTCACTCATGCCATGTGCAATCTGGATCACACCCTTAATGTTACATTCCGGATCGGGAAGCCAGCGGTACACATGAATACGGGTACCATCATTGCCAATCAGGCCAAAGGTAGATTCCTGCATCTCATGTAATCCTCCTTCACAGGTCACATTAAAGCCATTACTGAGAACCAATAGTTAGAGAACTATTAAATGATTAAGGCAAATAAGAGCGAAGAACCGTAGTATTGCCATCCAGCGCATAGGAGCCCAGATTGGCAGGCAATAAGTAGCATTGTCCAGCTTTCAATTCAATACTCTCTGATTCAGCATTGTCCCACTCCAGCGTCCCGCTACCTTCACAGACCACAAGAATGGTGAAGCTTTCTGCACTGGTGGAGAGCTCCCAGCGGTTCGTAACGATCCCTTTTTCCACAACAAAATAAGGACATTCGGCAAGCTTCAGCCATTCACCTGGTGTCGCATTATTGGTTTTCATTGTTGTGGCGCCTGCACCCTCATAAGCGGTTACATTCAAAGAATCCTCAACATGCAGCTCGCGTGGTTTGCCATCCAGACCTGGACGATTGTAATCGTAAATCCGGTACGTTGTATCCGAGTTTTGCTGAATCTCAGCGACGACCACACCTGCACAGAGAGCATGTACGGTTCCAGCAGGAATAAAGAACGTATCGCCTGCTTCCACAGGAACTTGACGAAGAGTATCCATGACGGTACCATTCTCCAAAGCTTCCTTCAGTACTGCGCGATCAACGCCTTCGTTCAAGCCGTAGATGATGTGCGCTCCTGGTTTGGCATCCAGCACGTACCACATTTCCGTTTTGCCGAGCTCGCCAGGAGGAAGAGCTTCGTAATCATCCGTTGGATGCACCTGTACGGACAGATCATCGTTACAGTCGAGCAATTTAATCAGAAGCGGGAAACGTCCGCCTTTTTCCGAAACACCTTTGGTTCCGAGCCATGCTGTGCCGAGCTGTTCACGAACTTCATCAAGTCCTTTGCCAGCAAGTGCTCCATTTAATACCTTCGTTGTCCCATTGGGATGATCTGCAATCATCCAACCTTCACCAATATGTCCTTCAGGGGGCGTCAGACCGAATTGCTCCAGTGCGCGACCTCCCCATACACGTTCTTTAAACTCTGGCTGAAATTGCAGTGGATATGGCGTAGACATTCCTAATCTCTCCTCTAGTATATGAAATGGTGGATCGCTTTAATCAGTCATAACCGCGTGGCGGCATGAATGTAACAGGGTGAATACGGTTGCACATCGTTATGTAGTACACAAATCGCATAAATGGAACACAAGTTTCTCAGCTACGATTGTGTTTAGTTTATTGTATTTGTGTACTAAAGGAAATTATTTTTTCTCAATACCAATCAGAAAAGGGGAAGCTTCTCGCTGCAATTGGCGGTACATTACTACTTGTGCTTGCTCTACAGGCAGAGCAGACGCCCACTCCAAAACCGCTTCCGCCTCCTGAGACCCTCCTTTATGGCCCGGGTAAAGGACAACGGTAATAATGCCGCGCGGCTTAAGCAAGCCCAGTGCAGCCTCGAGTGCAGCAAGGGTACTATCGGTAAGAGTAATAATGGAGGCGTCGGCACCTTCCGAAGGCAGGTAGCCGAGGTTAAACATTACAGCCCCAACAGCATTTTGCCATGACTCCGGAACGGCTTCAGCCATTCGATCGTGGCTTAATTGAAGCAGGGAGATGGAGCCCATTTTGGTGCTGTCCTCTTCTTGTTTGCGAATTCGGGCTTGTGCCAATGTCAAGGCCTCGCTCTGAATATCGAAACCAATGACTTGACCTCGTTTACCCACCTTTTGTGCCAGAAACAGGGTATCCGCCCCTGTACCAACCGTTGCATCAATGGCCAGATCTCCGGGCTGCAACCTCGAAGAAATCCATTGATGGGCACAGCTTAGAACCGAAAGAAAGCCCATCTTATGCTCCCCTCCAGTATTTACCTTGCCATGAATCCCGCTGGCGCAGCTCTCGATCAATAGCATTCAGCACTTCCCATTTTTTCATGGACCACATCGGACCAATGAGTAGATCACGCGGGGCATCCCCTGTAAGGCGATGTACAATCATTTCCGGCGGCAGCATTTCCAGCGTATCAACGATTAGCTTAATATACTCGTCTTGTTCCAGGAAACGAAGAAGTCCGGCTTCGTACTGCTTCACCATCGGCGTTTTGCGCATCAGGTGCAGCAGGTGAATTTTGATTCCCTGTACATCCATGTGGGCTACGGCCCGTCCGGTATCCAGCATCATTTCATGAGTTTCCTGCGGCAGTCCGTAAATGATGTGTGTACACACACGGATATTCCGTTCGCGCAGCTTAGCGACGGCTTCCTCATAACATTGGGTATCGTGTGCACGGTTAATTAGAGTTGACGTGGACTCGTGAATCGTTTGCAGGCCCATCTCAACCCAGAGGTACGTGCGTTCATTCAATTCGGCCAAGTAATCAACGACGTCATCCGGTAAACAGTCAGGGCGAGTGGCTATGGACAAACCGACGACCCCAGGCTGCTTCAAAATTTCTTCAAAGTATTCACGCAGTTCTTCAACGGGAGCGTACGTGTTGGTATAGGCTTGAAAGTAGCCGATGTAATGGGCTGAAGGCCACTTCAGATGTTGTTTATCCCGGATCGTATTGAATTGGGTTACCAAATCATCACGTCTGCTACCAGCGAAATCACCGGATCCACGAGCGCTGCAGAACGTGCAGCCACCCTTGGCAATGGACCCATCACGGTTAGGGCAGGTAAATCCGGCATCCAGCATGACTTTGAAGACTTTATTGTTAAATTCGTCTCTCATTTCGTAATTCCATGTATGGAATCGTTTATCTCCCCATAAAAGAGGAGGTTGTAGTGAAGGTGCATTCATCTTAAGGGTACTCCTTTGGCTACCTATTGACTTGCTTTTTATTTTATCGAAATCGATGCTTCATGAACTTTTACCATTGTATCAAAAAACTCAAAAAAAGGGGAATCTCGTTGCAAAAATAGGCCGTAGAATCGTGGTTTTATCCTTGCTATAGTTTACACATTATGTTATATTTAAACCAACGTCAGACACCATCCAATGGGTACTATTCATCATAGCATTTGAATCAATGTTGACGTCATGGACCATACTATACCGTGAGGTGATATGAATGAATTCCCAAGTTAAAAACAATGATCTTCATCATGTTTCTGTAGAACTGACGGCAGAAGAAGCTCTCGCTTTGACAGGTGTTCGTTTCAATGGCAATCCGAAAGTGAAAGCGGCTGCAAGACAAAAAGTTCGCGATGCTTTCGAAAAGACATTTGATTTTTCACACCAAGATAAGGTAGACTATGAACTATTAAAGTAGTTGGACCCCAATTCCAAATAAATCGAAGAGGGAATCTTTGAGATTTGCCCCAAAGTGGCAGATCCGAAGATTCCTTTTTCATTGCTCTTTACAATTCGCCGGTTCTTCGGCAAAATGATTCTGAGACAAGTATGGATAAACGGAGGAATAAGATGCGTTTACGTGGCAGAAAAGGGATTCGTGAAAATTTGGAGCAACAAGTCGATCTCGTTGTTCTTGATCCCAAACAGTATAAAGGAAAATGGTCTGAACAATTTGGTAATGACCATCCGATCTTTGTGGAATTTGGTATGGGTAAAGGTCAATTTATCAGCCAAATGAGTTATAAATATCCGGAATATAATTTTATCGGCATCGATATGTATGATGAACTGGTGCGTCGTGCCAGCGAGAAGGCTCGGAAAGCATGGAGTCAGGCGGAAGTGGACACACCTCCCAACCTGAAGTTGGCCTTGGCCAATATTGAACAGATCGAGGACGTATTTGAAGAGGCGGAATTGGAACGAATTTATCTGAACTTCAGCGATCCTTGGCCTAAAGCCAAACATGCACGCCGTCGTTTGACGCATCCACGCTTCCTGAAGAAATATACGGAACTGCTTAACAAAAAAGGACAGATCCATTTCAAAACAGACTCGGAGACATTATTCGATTTCTCACTTAACGCCATTGCTGACTTTGGTCTGCAAATGACCAATCTGTCCCTGAATCTGCACCGCGATGGATTGAACGAAGAACATGTCATGACAGAGTATGAACAGAAATTCATGGGCAAAGGCATGAACATTCACCGGGTTGAGGTGATCGTTGGTGAAGATGCGCTGCGCGAGTACCAACAGATCCGTTTGGACAAGTATAAAGTCCGGGAAGCTGCGAACGAGTCTGACGAGGAACAAGAGTAATTGGATTTAAAAAGCGTTACAAGAGCTGGCACCAGACTCTTGTAACGCTTTTTGCTGTTTGCAATTCATAACTCACGTTTTTTCATAACCCGTTCGCAATTGTTATTTCCCTCTGCTAAAGCTCCGAATGCAGCTCTTTGCGGCGATAATCGTTCGGAGTAACCCCATTGAACTTCTTAAACATGCGATAGAAATAAGAACTGTTAGTGAATCCTGTTTGTTCCGCAATATCAGCAACAGATCTATCCGTCTCCATAAGCAAATGCTGGGCTTTGGCTATGCGCGTCTCGTTGATGACATCCGTGAGTCCCTTTAACGTTAATTGTTTGTAGAGCCTGCTGACGTAAATGGGTGACATGGCTAGTTCATCGGCAATTGAAGTCAGGCAGAGGTTGGTGTCTGCATAGTCCCGTTCAATAATACAGTTGATTTTGCGAATTAACTCTTCGTGTTTGAGAGTTCGTTTTTCCTCTACTTTGGATCCAAGCTCGTCGAACATCCGGTAGAAGTGTGCGTGAACTTCATTGAGATCCTCGGCATCATGTATTGGCAGCATTGAATTGTCGGAGATGGAATCGATCGTAAGCTGGTTGTTCTTTTTGAGTGTATTACGTACATGATTCAACGTCATGGTCAGATGGGATAAGGCCAGCTGGAATACAGTAAACGGATATACCGCCGTTTCCCCGACGATATCTGCGTAAACCTGTTTGGCTTCGGCTGTTTTGCCAGTCATCAGGCAATCAATCAGCTGCCGCTCTTTTCCAACAGGGAAAGCATACTCTTTTGTTTGATACGCCATGATGTCCGAGGTATAGATCAGGCATCCAGGGCCCAGAAACAAACGATGAAGCGAAGCTTCTGCTGAGCGTGTATAAGCGGCAATACTGTTTTCCAGTGATTCTTCGGCTGGACCGATCGTAAAGGAAATGGAGCATTTCAGATGCGTCATCACGGCAGTCTGCATCAATCGCAGCAGTTCCTCAATAGAGACATTTCCGTGACTGGCATCCTCTTGGATCTTATCATTGAAGATAAAAGTGATCAGATCTCCGCCCATATCTACAGCTTCTGTATGGTAGTAAGAGCCGGCCGTTTCTGCACAAATGTTCATCATGGCATATTTCACAAGCTGAGTCTCATCCCGATAGGTCTCGCTGAAATCGGCAAAATGATCAATGCGGAGCAGCACCAATCTGGATATGCGATGCGCGTCGATAGACGAGCCATAGAATTTCATCCGCTCCTCCAGCATGCGTCCAGTTACGGTTTCCCGACCTTGCAGAGCCCCGCGCAGGAAGTCCTGTCGCAATAAATGCAAGCTTCCGCGACGCTCTGCCTCCATAACACGCATACGGCCAATGACTTTATCAATCGGATGATACAACTTTCGGGATACCAGGTAGGATAAGAGTAGTCCGGCAAGTAGTAGTCCAAGGCAAAATAAAACGGTATGTGTTCGCATATTTCGAATATCTGCGGTAATCAGGTCATAAGGCGTGATTCGCACATAGCGCCATCCAAGGTTGTCAGGGGAGGTATAGGTAATCAATGACTTTTCTCCATCCACCGTTGCAGAAAAATAAGCAGACTGCCCTGTATTTTGAAGGATCGGTTGCATAAACGGTTCATTGGAAAGGTCTTTCATTAGAGAACGATTGTTAAACTCGGATAATAATTGTCCTTTTTCATTGATAATAAATGCGTTGCCTGGCTGATCGGCTGAATTCATATTAGGACTGAGCCAATCGTCCTTTATGTTTACGATGACTGCATAGTTCAGTTTGGCGTTGTCGTTGATTGTATCGTAACAGAGATACGTGTAGCTGCTGACTTCGGTCGCTTCTGTGGAACCAACCTGATATGTACGAGGAATCGGCACAAAAGGTTTGTACTCATGAAATCGCTCAAGGATACTTGTTATCCCCTGATCGTCAATTTCCGTCATGGATTGCTGTCCATTGCGCACTTCATTGGAACTGATGAAGAAATCATTACTTTTGGAGTTATATACATAGATGGATTCGATAAATGGAAGGGACATCCGGTAGTTATCAAGCTGTCTCATCGCAGAAGTAACTTCATAGATACTCGGTTTGGAATAGAGCAGAAGGGATGAGATGGTATAGTCCTGATAAATCTGATAAGACAATGATTTGGCGGTTTCGGTCATCTTGGAGACTTCCCGACTGGTCTGGGTAAGACTGTTCATATCTGTGCGATAGACCTGGCGGAGAGCAATACGATTATAGTTGACATACAAAATGCTGGCTGCCACAAGCAATGTAGCAACGGTGCTGATAATAACCCCAATCCAAATCCGTGTAAACACCTTCTGACTGTCCGCTGAACGTTTACGCATGACCTGTCCTCCCCAAGCCTCCCTGTTTTGGATGAGCAAAGTATAACTTCATAGCCAAGTATCGGGCTTCATATATGGCTGTGGCGAATCACGGATGATATCTTGAATTATATATTATGTATGCGTTTACATCAATGATGGACAGGGAGAATATACCCGATTTCCTTGGCTAAAGTTCAACTTTCGCTTTATTGTTCACTACGTTTAGGTTATGTACGATTTCAAGATTTGTGAACACGCTGCTGTTCATTTCAGTGTTTGTTGATTTTGTTCATATTGAAATGTGCAGAATCGTTCATGAACTGATCGAATGATTCAGTATCCGATAGGTTCGAGGGCATCTACAATAAAAACAGAGCTTCACTGCGCAATGCACCGCAAGAAATTCGGGAGGGATCGAGCCATGCTCAAAGAATTGAACAAAAACAAAATCATGTTCCTGATGCTGCTGCCAACACTGATCTTTTTTCTGATTAACTCGTATTTTCCGATGGTGGGCATTTACTATGCATTTACCCGTTATGATTTTGAAGGAGGGCTGTTCGGAAGTCCTTTCGTGGGCCTGGAAAATTTCAAGTTTCTATGGCAATCGGGAATGCTGCTGAAGCTCACTACCAACACTGTGGGCTATAATCTGGCCTTCATTATATTAGGCAACGGGCTGGCGATCTTCTGTGCCATTATGCTTAGTGAAATCAGGGGCAGATTATTCAAAAAAATTACGCAATCGGTGATGTTCTTACCGTATTTTATCTCGTTTGTACTCTTAAGTGTAATCGCTTACAACATGTTCAACTATGAATCCGGTTTTGTGAACACAGTACTCAAACGTTTCGAGGCAGGTCCAGTCGACATCTACAATACACCCTGGATTTGGGTATTCCTGATCATTATTTTTTACCTTTGGAAAAATCTTGGGTATAGCATGGTCATCTACCTTGCAGCCATCACAGGCATAAGCGATGAGTATTACGAAGCCGCCCGGATTGACGGGGCCAACATCTTTCAGCGAATTTGGTACATTACCGTCCCCATGCTGAAACCGACATTTGTCA from Paenibacillus sp. JNUCC-31 includes:
- the trmB gene encoding tRNA (guanosine(46)-N7)-methyltransferase TrmB; translated protein: MRLRGRKGIRENLEQQVDLVVLDPKQYKGKWSEQFGNDHPIFVEFGMGKGQFISQMSYKYPEYNFIGIDMYDELVRRASEKARKAWSQAEVDTPPNLKLALANIEQIEDVFEEAELERIYLNFSDPWPKAKHARRRLTHPRFLKKYTELLNKKGQIHFKTDSETLFDFSLNAIADFGLQMTNLSLNLHRDGLNEEHVMTEYEQKFMGKGMNIHRVEVIVGEDALREYQQIRLDKYKVREAANESDEEQE
- a CDS encoding TIGR01212 family radical SAM protein (This family includes YhcC from E. coli K-12, an uncharacterized radical SAM protein.) codes for the protein MNAPSLQPPLLWGDKRFHTWNYEMRDEFNNKVFKVMLDAGFTCPNRDGSIAKGGCTFCSARGSGDFAGSRRDDLVTQFNTIRDKQHLKWPSAHYIGYFQAYTNTYAPVEELREYFEEILKQPGVVGLSIATRPDCLPDDVVDYLAELNERTYLWVEMGLQTIHESTSTLINRAHDTQCYEEAVAKLRERNIRVCTHIIYGLPQETHEMMLDTGRAVAHMDVQGIKIHLLHLMRKTPMVKQYEAGLLRFLEQDEYIKLIVDTLEMLPPEMIVHRLTGDAPRDLLIGPMWSMKKWEVLNAIDRELRQRDSWQGKYWRGA
- a CDS encoding AraC family transcriptional regulator, yielding MRKRSADSQKVFTRIWIGVIISTVATLLVAASILYVNYNRIALRQVYRTDMNSLTQTSREVSKMTETAKSLSYQIYQDYTISSLLLYSKPSIYEVTSAMRQLDNYRMSLPFIESIYVYNSKSNDFFISSNEVRNGQQSMTEIDDQGITSILERFHEYKPFVPIPRTYQVGSTEATEVSSYTYLCYDTINDNAKLNYAVIVNIKDDWLSPNMNSADQPGNAFIINEKGQLLSEFNNRSLMKDLSNEPFMQPILQNTGQSAYFSATVDGEKSLITYTSPDNLGWRYVRITPYDLITADIRNMRTHTVLFCLGLLLAGLLLSYLVSRKLYHPIDKVIGRMRVMEAERRGSLHLLRQDFLRGALQGRETVTGRMLEERMKFYGSSIDAHRISRLVLLRIDHFADFSETYRDETQLVKYAMMNICAETAGSYYHTEAVDMGGDLITFIFNDKIQEDASHGNVSIEELLRLMQTAVMTHLKCSISFTIGPAEESLENSIAAYTRSAEASLHRLFLGPGCLIYTSDIMAYQTKEYAFPVGKERQLIDCLMTGKTAEAKQVYADIVGETAVYPFTVFQLALSHLTMTLNHVRNTLKKNNQLTIDSISDNSMLPIHDAEDLNEVHAHFYRMFDELGSKVEEKRTLKHEELIRKINCIIERDYADTNLCLTSIADELAMSPIYVSRLYKQLTLKGLTDVINETRIAKAQHLLMETDRSVADIAEQTGFTNSSYFYRMFKKFNGVTPNDYRRKELHSEL
- a CDS encoding class I SAM-dependent methyltransferase; protein product: MGFLSVLSCAHQWISSRLQPGDLAIDATVGTGADTLFLAQKVGKRGQVIGFDIQSEALTLAQARIRKQEEDSTKMGSISLLQLSHDRMAEAVPESWQNAVGAVMFNLGYLPSEGADASIITLTDSTLAALEAALGLLKPRGIITVVLYPGHKGGSQEAEAVLEWASALPVEQAQVVMYRQLQREASPFLIGIEKK
- a CDS encoding alpha/beta fold hydrolase; the encoded protein is MQESTFGLIGNDGTRIHVYRWLPDPECNIKGVIQIAHGMSETAARYSEFAEYLTRHGYAVYANDHRGHGKTAENPDMLGNAGEDAFRWMASDMMNLGEVAAKENPDVSLFLMGHSMGSFLVQHLMYAGHERYHAFILSGTNGKRGLLHIGERLAFLQCGIQGAAHPSMLLNALVFGGFNRSFRPAKTPFDWLSRDPEEVKRFIDDPLCGAVCSAGFFHDFFKLLLEIHMPRNMKRIPKDKPVYLFSGEQDPVGLHGKGVLNLVSQYRELQLEDIEYRLYPGGRHEMLHETNRTEVAGHVVEWLERHMPDLNARHSMTNAESAESV
- a CDS encoding ABC transporter permease; translation: MLKELNKNKIMFLMLLPTLIFFLINSYFPMVGIYYAFTRYDFEGGLFGSPFVGLENFKFLWQSGMLLKLTTNTVGYNLAFIILGNGLAIFCAIMLSEIRGRLFKKITQSVMFLPYFISFVLLSVIAYNMFNYESGFVNTVLKRFEAGPVDIYNTPWIWVFLIIIFYLWKNLGYSMVIYLAAITGISDEYYEAARIDGANIFQRIWYITVPMLKPTFVILLLFSLGSIMKGQFDLFYQLIGNNGVLYNATDIIDTYVYRSLKVTFDIGMATAAGLYQSLFGFILIMTVNYIIRKVNEDYALF
- a CDS encoding type I phosphomannose isomerase catalytic subunit, yielding MSTPYPLQFQPEFKERVWGGRALEQFGLTPPEGHIGEGWMIADHPNGTTKVLNGALAGKGLDEVREQLGTAWLGTKGVSEKGGRFPLLIKLLDCNDDLSVQVHPTDDYEALPPGELGKTEMWYVLDAKPGAHIIYGLNEGVDRAVLKEALENGTVMDTLRQVPVEAGDTFFIPAGTVHALCAGVVVAEIQQNSDTTYRIYDYNRPGLDGKPRELHVEDSLNVTAYEGAGATTMKTNNATPGEWLKLAECPYFVVEKGIVTNRWELSTSAESFTILVVCEGSGTLEWDNAESESIELKAGQCYLLPANLGSYALDGNTTVLRSYLP